Proteins co-encoded in one Rhopalosiphum maidis isolate BTI-1 chromosome 2, ASM367621v3, whole genome shotgun sequence genomic window:
- the LOC113553080 gene encoding phosphoribosylformylglycinamidine synthase produces MAIIQYFQRIQNLPIRESHKILSLKSIFKDILDIQIEQCFYIDIGEHDNVSSEELKKLEWLLTDPLNRHGLSKSNYLDKKDNNSILIEVGPRLNFSTPFSSNVLSICKSINLNFVRRLEKSTRYLITFTNNHLLTVEMTQELTTALYDKMTEMVYTSPLLSFKSQDIKESWYEVDILGRGVEAMIEVNKKLGLAFDEWDIENYTNMFLKSNRNPTTVECFDLAQSNSEHSRHWFFKGELIINGEPINISLLDMIIETQNFSNPNNVIKFNDNSSAIIGFKVNQIKPTKSTGPSQYISKLLNLNLVFTAETHNFPTGVEPFSGASTGTGGRIRDVQAVGRGGICIAATAAYCVGNLFIPGYDLPWEDKSFNYPQNFASPLKILIEASNGASDYGNKFGEPVISGFVRSFGMMANNERREWIKPIMFTGGLGTMLAEFTTKLTPYEGLQVVKIGGPVYRIGLGGSSASSFQVQGVNKTSLEFDAVQRGDPEMEQKMNRVVRACIENPGYNPILSIHDQGAGGNGNVLKEIVEPAGAIIYANKFELGDPTINALELWGAEYQENNAILCDEKDLELLNKISLRERCPVLPVGVVTNDGKVILTEDDNPISENGKYPVNLDLDMILTKVPRKVFKQSWQPKDNVPIILPNLTVIEALNRVLRLPSVGSKRYLTNKVDRSVTGQIAQQQCVGPLHTPLSDVAVTVVSLFDTVGIATSIGEQPIKGLLNAGIGARMAVAESLTNLVFAPISCLEDVKCSGNWMWPAKLPGEGAEMFYACKAMCEVMKQLGIAIDGGKDSLSMAAKVGEENIKAPGSIVISTYVQCEDVRLVITPDLKGPRQSHRNEDASYLLFVDLSGGQRRLGGSALAQCFGQLGTNAPDLDDPSMLKKAFKSIQKLIKNQKLLSGHDISDGGLITCLLEMAFGGYCGFNVDLNKIKDISSGNIIDILFAEECGWVLEVDTKNVDEVLMEINVPIYVIGRTSTYGNKSRIVIEKSGETILDVKLTEVFKMWERTSYEIEKIQSNVITAAEEFNSLENRLGPVYSCNFELNNPLAVLDVPLKVAVIREEGTNGDREMSVALFKAGFEVWDITVQDLLNEAVNIDQFRGLIFPGGFSYGDVLGSAKGWAASLAFHPNVKKSLETFMSKKNTFSLGVCNGCQLMCNLGLVGEINESNSLNIDDPPVIMCHNKSGRYESRFSTVKINPSKAIMFKNMDESILGVWIAHAEGRFEFRNSDVKSALVSNNCIPITFVDDQNMPTENYPMNPNGSQDGIAGICSFDGRHLALMPHPERSVFMWQWPYTYGLAERLKDHNSAPWMQMFYNAYEWCSHN; encoded by the exons ATggctattatacaatattttcaaaggaTACAGAATCTACCAATTCGAGAATCGCATAAAATTTTGAGCctcaaatcaatatttaaagatatattagACATTCAAATTGaacaatgtttttacattGACATTGGAGAACATGATAATGTGTCCTCAGAAGAATTAAAGAAATTAGAATGGTTGTTAACGGATCCATTAAATCGTCATGGACTATCCAAGagcaattatttagataaaaaagataataatagcaTTTTGATTGAAGTTGGCCCAAG attgaaTTTTTCAACGCCTTTTTCAAGCAATGTTTTATCCATTTGCAAATCAATCAACTTGAACTTTGTAAGACGTTTAGAAAAATCCACacgatatttaataacattcacAAATAACCATTTATTAACAGTTGAAATGACTCAAGAG tTAACTACTGCTTTATATGACAAAATGACTGAAATGGTTTATACATCTCCtttgttatcatttaaaagtcaAGACATTAAAGAAAGTTGGTATGAAGTTGATATACTGGGCAGAGGTGTTGAAGCTATGATTGAAGTCAATAAAAAACTTG GTTTGGCATTTGATGAATgggatattgaaaattatactaatatgtttttaaaatccaaCCGGAATCCTACTACCGTAGAATGTTTTGATTTAGCTCAGTCAAACTCTGAGCACAGTCGTCATTGGTTTTTTAAG ggtgaattaattataaacggagaaccaataaatatttcattgttagACATGATTATTGAAACACAAAATTTTTCAAAccctaataatgttataaagtttaatgACAATAGCAG tgCTATTATTGGATTTAAAGTCAATCAAATTAAACCAACAAAATCAACTGGGCCCAGTCAATATATttctaagttattaaatttaaatttagtatttactgcTGAAACTCATAATTTTCCAACTGGAGTTGAACCATTTAG tggaGCGTCTACTGGAACAGGTGGAAGAATTAGAGATGTCCAGGCTGTAGGAAGAGGTGGAATTTGTATTGCTGCTACTGCAGCTTATTGCGTGGGCAATTTATTCATTCCTG GTTATGACTTGCCATGGGAAGACAAATCATTCAACTATCCCCAAAATTTTGCCAGTccacttaaaatacttattgaaGCTTCTAATGGTGCTTCAGATTATGGAAACAAGTTTGGTGAACCTGTTATTAGTGGTTTTGTTCGCTCATTTGGTATGATGGCGAATAATGAACGTCGCGAGTGGATCAAACCTATTATGTTTACTGGTGGACTTGGCACAATGCTGGCTGAGTTTACTACTAAACTTACACCATATGAAGGATTACAAGTGGTGAAAATTGGAGGACCCGTTTATAGAATTGGTTTAGGTGGCAGTTCAGCAAGTTCATTCCAAGTTCAGGGAGTAAACAAGACTAGTTTAGAATTTGATGCTGTCCAAAGAGGTGATCCAGAAATGGAACAGAAAATGAATAGAGTTGTTAGAGCTTGTATTGAAAATCCCGGTTATAATCCTATATTAAGTATTCATGATCAAGGGGCTGGTGGaaatg gaaatgtattaaaagaaATAGTAGAACCAGCTGGTGCtataatttatgcaaataaatttgaacttgGTGATCCTACAATTAATGCATTAGAACTTTGGGGAGCTGAGTATCAAGAAAATAATGCTATTCTTTGTGACGAAAAAGATTtagaattgttaaataaaatttctttaagAGAAAGATGCCCAGTTTTACCTGTTGGTGTTGTTACTAACGATGgaaag GTCATTTTAACTGAAGATGATAATCCTATTTCTGAAAATGGAAAATATCCTGTAAACTTAGATCTAGATATGATTTTGACTAAAGTGCCACGTAAAGTTTTCAAACAGTCATGGCAACCAAAAGACAATGTACCCATTATTTTACCTAATCTAACAGTTATTGAAGCATTGAACAGAGTGTTAAGACTTCCATCTGTAGGTAGTAAAAGATATTTGACAAACAAAGTTGATCGTTCTGTAACAGGTCAAATAGCTCAACAACAATGTGTTGGCCCATTACATACTCCTCTTAGTGATGTCGCGGTTACTGTTGTTTCATTATTTGATACA gtcGGAATTGCAACTTCCATTGGTGAACAACCTATTAAAGGTTTACTTAATGCAGGTATTGGAGCTAGAATGGCGGTAGCCGAGTCATTGACGAATTTAGTGTTTGCTCCTATATCATGTttagaa GATGTTAAATGTAGTGGTAATTGGATGTGGCCTGCAAAATTGCCTGGTGAAGGTGCAGAAATGTTTTATGCTTGTAAAGCTATGTGTGAAGTAATGAAACAACTTGGAATAGCTATTGATGGTGGTAAAGACTCTTTGAGCATGGCGGCTAAAGTTGGCGAGGAAAACATCAAAGCACCTG gCTCTATAGTTATCTCAACCTACGTTCAATGTGAAGATGTAAGATTAGTGATCACTCCTGATCTTAAAGGACCAAGACAAAGTCATAGAAATGAAGATGCTAGTTACCTCCTATTTGTAGACTTGTCTGGTGGTCAACGACGACTAGGTGGTTCAGCTTTAGCCCAATGTTTTGGACAATTAGGCACTAATGCGCCAGATTTAGATGATCCAAGCATGTTgaaaaaagcatttaaatctattcaaaaacttatcaaaa accaaaaattattatctggtCATGATATAAGTGATGGTGGGTTAATAACATGTCTCCTAGAAATGGCTTTTGGTGGATACTGTGGATTCAATGtggatttgaataaaattaaagatatatctagtggaaatattatagatatattatttgctGAAGAATGTGGTTGGGTTTTAGAAGTAGACACAAAAAATGTCGATGAAGTACTTATGGAAATAAATGTACCAATATATGTTATTGGTCGCACATCAACATATGGTAACAAATCTCGT attgtaaTAGAAAAATCAGGGGAAACTATACTTGATGTTAAACTAACTGAAGTGTTCAAAATGTGGGAAAGAACAAGTTATGAAATCGAAAAAATCCAGTCAAATGTTATTACAGCTGCAGAAGAATTTAATTCTTTAGAAAACCGTTTAGGACCGGTTTATTcttgtaattttgaattaaataatccaTTAGCTGTGCTAG atGTACCTTTGAAAGTGGCAGTTATCAGAGAAGAAGGAACAAATGGTGACAGAGAAATGAGTGTGGCTTTGTTTAAGGCTGGTTTTGAAGTATGGGATATAACTGTCCAAGATCTTTTAAACGAAGCAGTTAACATTGATCAATTTAGAGGTTTAATTTTCCCTGGAGGGTTTAGTTATGGAG ATGTATTGGGTTCAGCCAAAGGATGGGCTGCAAGTTTAGCATTCCATCCCAATGTTAAAAAGAGTTTAGAAACTTTCATGTCTAAAAAGAATACATTCAGTTTAGGAGTATGTAATGGTTGTCAACTAATGTGTAATCTTGGATTagttg gtgaaattaatgaaagtaattcattaaatattgatgatcCTCCTGTAATAATGTGTCATAACAAGTCAGGAAGATATGAAAGTCGCTTTAGTACggttaaaataaatccttcaaaggctattatgtttaaaaacatgGATGAAAGTATACTTGGAGTATGGATTGCTCATGCTgaag gtcGTTTTGAATTCCGAAATTCAGATGTCAAAAGTGCTCTTGTTTCTAATAATTGCATTCCCATTACATTTGTCGATGATCAAAATATGCCAACTGAAAATTATCCAATGAATCCTAATGGTTCTCAAG atgGCATAGCTGGTATATGTTCATTTGACGGCAGACATTTAGCGTTAATGCCGCATCCAGAACGAAGTGTATTCATGTGGCAGTGGCCGTACACGTACGGGTTGGCAGAAAGGCTTAAAGATCACAATAGTGCCCCTTGGATGCAGATGTTTTACAACGCATATGAATGGTGTTCCCATAATTAG